One genomic segment of Mastomys coucha isolate ucsf_1 unplaced genomic scaffold, UCSF_Mcou_1 pScaffold22, whole genome shotgun sequence includes these proteins:
- the Enoph1 gene encoding enolase-phosphatase E1 isoform X2: MIQAVVDNVYWQMSHDRKTTALKQLQGHMWKAAFTAGRMKAEFFADVVPAVRRWREAGMKVYIYSSGSVEAQKLLFGHSTEGDILELIDGHFDTKIGHKVESDSYRKIAGSIGCSTNNILFLTDATVEASAAEEADVHVAVVVRPGNAGLTDDEKTYYNLITSFSELYLPST; encoded by the exons ATGATCCAGGCCGTGGTAGACAATGTGTACTGGCAAATGTCCCATGACCGCAAGACTACGGCACTCAAACAGCTGCAAGGTCACATGTGGAAGGCCGCTTTCACGGCTGGCCGCATGAAGGCAGA GTTCTTTGCAGACGTGGTTCCTGCAGtcagaaggtggagagaggctgGAATGAAGGTGTACATCTATTCGTCAGGGAGCGTGGAGGCACAGAAGCTGCTCTTCGGGCATTCCACAGAGGGAGACATTCTTGAG CTCATCGATGGTCACTTTGACACCAAGATTGGACACAAAGTGGAGAGCGACAGTTACCGGAAGATTGCAGGCAGCATAGGCTGCTCAACCAACAACATCCTGTTCCTCACGGACGCCACTGTAG AGGCCAGTGCTGCTGAGGAAGCCGACGTGCACGTGGCTGTGGTGGTGCGGCCTGGCAATGCAGGACTAACCGATGACGAGAAAACATACTACAACCTCATCACATCCTTCAGCGAGCTCTACCTGCCGTCCACCTAG